CGCTATCGAAGCGGTTAACGCGAGGCCTGATATAGCCGCCATTATCACATATTTTCTCATAACTAACCCCCTGTGTATTTTTGATCTTTAGCCGGCTTTACATCTTTATACGAGCCGGCGTAGAAAAACCTTCGGGGGAAACCCTGGTGGCCGGATCTTAGCCCTCTTCGGCCAGGGGCGGAGTTTACAAACCGCCGTCAAAATGTTATGATGAAATAACTGTCTGGGATTATTGAATATTTTTAGATAGCTCCTCAGGGCGTTTTTTCTCGCCCGAATAATCTGAAAAACTTCATACAAACTCGGTGAGACAAGAGACTTCGTAAAAAGGGAGATATTTCATGGATGTGGAGATTCCTATTCTTAAACAAGAAATTGAACAGGATGAAGAATTCGTTGTTGTAGACAGTGGTGATTTACGTGAAAAAGTGAAGCTTCACGATTACAGGAAAATATATTCCGTGCCCGGTCTGTACGAAAAGATCGTATACGACCTGCTGGAATGTAAATCACCTCGGAAGGTTGCGGAGCTGCTTGAGGCGGAGGTGCAGAAAGAAGAAGGGGAACCGAATGAGCTTAGCGTTCTGGACGTGGGAGCCGGAAACGGCATAGTCGGAGAGGAGCTTAGCAGGATCGGTGTAAACGACATCGTCGGTATAGATATCATAGAGGAAGCCAGTGAAGCCATGAAGCGGGACAGACCGGACATTTACTCCGAATATCATGTGGTCGACCTTACCGACCTTGACTCAGGGGTGAAAGAAAATCTTGAGGAAAAGAATATGAACTGCCTTGTAACGGTTGCCGCGCTCGGCTTTGGCGACATTCCTCCTCTCGCTTTCGCAAACGCGATCAATATAATAAACGACGACTCCTGGGTCGCTTTAAGTATTAAACAGGACTTTTTATCCGATGGGGATAAAAGCGGTTTTTCCTCTTTCGTAGATGAATTAGTTGAAGAGGACGTATTACATATAAGAAATCGGGAAAGTTATGTCCATCGCAAATCTCTCAGAGGGAAAGACCTTCATTATGAGGCCATAATAGCCAACAAATTTCAAGAAATACCGGACCGGATAATTGAGAATCTCTAATGCTTTGTGGAATCCGCATGCCTTCCTGCTTGCCGACTATATAAAGAGCTGGAAGAGAGAAAAGGAATATATCTCAGTGACGGACGCTCACCCGAGGGTCGAGCTGAGACGCGACCGGAAATAGCTACTATCATTTTCCCTCCATCATCAAGTCATACTGTATAAATTACATCCAAGCATCCGTATGGGCCTTGTAAATCTAGTATATCGGCTTTAAGAATCACCCGGCTGGTGTCAGGCGATAAGCCGAAAATTATCCTTGACACCGTAGCAGAATAATATATATTGATTTTGACATTGATTTTCATTTAGCAGATTTTGAGTCTTTGCTTGTTACCAATAATTAATAATTTCATGAAACTCACAAAAAGAGGTAACCGGGACTAAATGACTATACGCGACTTGCACAACAACTCCGAGGCGGTATTTACAGGCTCGAGAAATTACAGTCATGACGGCCTTAAAAAGCTCCAGTCCATGGGTCTCCAAAAGGGCTCAAAGATAAGGGTCAAGAGAATACAGGGGAGAAATATAATTCTCCAGGTCGAGGAGCTGGGCGTGGAGCTGGTTATAGACAAGGAGCTTGCGGGTGAGATGGAGGTTTCCTGACTCTGATTACAGTAGGGCTCGCGGGTAACCCCAATGTAGGCAAAACCACTATACTAAACAGGATAGCCGGCAAAAACCTCAAGGTGGGGAACTGGGCCGGGGTCACCGTTGAAAAATCGGAAGTATTCTTCAAATTCAATAATCATGATTTCCATATTATAGACCTTCCCGGAATCTATGACCTGAACGCTACCACGGACGCGGAGCGGGTAGCGGTGGATTTTCTCAGGGGAGATACACTTGACGTTGTCGTAAACGTGGTTGACCTCTCCAATTTCAAGAGAAACATTTTATTGACCGCTGAGCTCATGGAGCTCGATAAACCTACCGTTCTTGCTCTCAACATGGCGGATGAGTCGAGACGAAGCGGGGTTCAGGTGGATATCCCCAAAGTCGAGTCTCTCCTCGGAGCCCGCGCGTGCTTCACAGTCGGCAAGACGGGCGAAGGCGTCGATACACTTCTGCAATATATAGTGGAGTGTTATGAAAAGGGCGCCGGGCGGGCGACCGTTGATACGAACGGAAACCCGGCTCGGGCGAAAGAAGCGATAACGGATTTCCCTGAAGGTGCTCCTGAAGAGGCCGTCAGCGAAAGGTGGAAGCTCGCGGATAAAGTCGAGAAGGAAGCGACCAGTTTCGCGAGCAGAAAACAGAGCGGCATAACTCACAGGCTGGACAACATACTGCTTCATCCGTTTATCGGCATAATACTCTACATAGCAGCCTTCTATCTGATGTTCAAAATATCCTTCGACTTCTCGGCGCCTTACATGGACTGGATAGACGGCTTCATGAACAACTTTCTTTCTTCTGCGTTCACGAAGCTCGGCATTACGATCGGCCTTCCGGAAATTCTGATCAAGTCCGTAACCGAGGCCATAATCGGGGGGGTCGGATTCGTGATAACCTTCGTGCCCCTTATCGCGATACTCTACTTCTTCATTACCTTCTTCGAGATGTCCGGTTATCTGCCGAGAATAGTCTTTTTGATGGACAGGTTTATGCACCGGATAGGACTTCATGGAAATATGATGACCCCGCTTCTGCTCGGATTCGGATGCAATGTTCCGGCGATAATGGCAACCAAGAACCTGAACAGCCGGACAGACAAAATACTCGTCTCCATGATGATACCTTTTATGAGCTGCCCCGCGAGACTCGTGGTGTTCGCTTTCTTCTCCTTCATATTTTTCGAGCACCCGGCGCTCGTTATAGTGTCGCTTTACGTCGTGGGAATCATCGTCGCCCTCCTCACGGCTCTTGTCCTGAGGCGTTCCTTTCTTAAAGGTCGGAAGTCCAACTTCCTGCTTGAAATGCCCCCCTACAGGCTGCCTTCGCTCAAGACCGTATTTACAATCGTCTGGGCGCACGTGAAGGCCTTTCTTTACAGGGCCGGGACGGTGATATTCGTAGTCTCTATAATCGTGTGGGGTCTTTTGAACCTGCCGCCCGGCATAAAAGGACCCGACCAGAGCTTAGCGGCTTCAATAGGCAAGGCGATCACCCCCGTATTCAAGCCGATAGGTCTTGAGGACTGGAGAGCGACGACATCGCTGATCCCGGCTTTCATGGCCCGGGAGGTGGTGCTGAGCTCGATGGCGGTGATATATAAAACGTCCGAAGCCGGGACATCCGCCGACCGAGGCAACGTAGATATACTTTCTCTCGCCAAAGAGCAGGGATCGGGCCTGCTGGAGAGCGTCGAGGACTCCTTTCTCGCTGTTGCCACACTGGGAATATCGACCCTCAGGGTAGATGAGGCGGAGGAGACGGACGGACTTAAAGAGTCCATAAATCGGGCGTTCACACCGGCGTCGGCCTACTCCTTTATGATACTGCTCCTGCTCTATAATTCCTGCGTAGCGACTGTCACTATTATGATAAGAGAGATAGGGCGGAAGTACTCGCTTCTTTTCCTTGCCGGGAGCTTCGTTATAGCCTGGGTGCTCGCTTTCATAGTCTATAACCTGGCCAAAGCCGTTTGAAATTCGGGGCCTTTGTACTTTACACATCTGTACGCCCGCGCCGCATTTTTACTTGTGCGGACGAATTAAGAGAGGGTCTTTACTCCGGCCCCGATATTTTATATCCTCTATAAATACGATTAAACCGTTTTTGACAAAGGGGAGCGGTACATAGGCACGTAATCTTTATAATTAAAAGGAGAAAAAATATGGATACTAATGATGATTTTATTAGCTGTTGGAACGAAATACTGGTTCCAAAATGGAACACGTTTCGTCATTTACTTTCCGGGAACGGGGCTGTGCATAGCGCGACGGCATATGATCACTTTGGGATTAAACCGGGGGACAAGGTTTTGGATATAGGCTCAGGCTATGGGGAGACATGTCTCGAGATCGGCAGGATAGTCGGCCCTGAGGGTGAAGTATTAGGACTTGACTGTACCCAGGCGTTTGTGGATATAGCGAATAAGGAAAGAGATGAAGCCGGTCTTAATAATGTAAAGTTTGTTTTGGGCGACGCCCAAACGTATGAGCTTCCTGAAAACTACTACGACGTGGTTTATTCACGGTTTGGCGTTATGTTTTTTCAGAATATAGTTTATGCGCTTAAAAACGCCCATAAGACGCTAAAACCCGGCGGTAAGCTCTGTATGATTGTCTGGAGGACGATAAACGATAATCCGTGCTGGGGACTTGCAAAAGAAATTGCATTAAAACATCTGCCTCCCCCGGGGGACAATGCACAAACCTGCGGTCCGGGCCCGTTTGCGTTAGCGGACGAAGAAACTGACAGGGCGATGTTAAAGGCGGCGGGATTTGAAAATATTGAGCTATTCAGGAGAAACGATGCGGATGTATGTATCGGAACCAGCATGGAAGAAGCGTTGGATTTTCAGATACTGGTCGGTCCTTCAGGAGAAATAGTCCGCGAAGCGGATGAGCTCGGACAGGAAAAACTCCCTGAAATTCGTGAGGATATGAAGAACTCAATGAAGAAATACGAAAGAGATGACGGGATTTATCTTCCTTCGAGTACCTGGTTTATCATGGCAACCAAGTAATTAATTATCAGGTGTGCGCCCCTTATAATAGGACGCTGAGTTAGGTCGAGTCCGCAATCGTTCATGGCTCCGGCTTAAAACGGCCTTGAAAAAGGTGTGCGGTTTCAGGGATTCAAGCTCTGCATTCCTTATAATTTCAGGCTTCGGATTCCAAAATTCCAAACTAACGAGTGAAACGGGGCTTTACGTTGACGAGTTTCGTTTATATCATGTTTGTGTGTCAACGTATAATAAGAAAAGGGGCGGCCTCTTTCCAAAGATACTCACAATCATCGCCGTCCTCATCGTGCTTAACGTCATTCTTCATTTCGTATTCGTTAATCTGACCCGGCAGGGCGGGGTTTACGCAATCTCCCACAGGGGCGCCGCTGGTATCGCGCCCGAGAACACTATGGCCTCTATACGTGCTGGGGCGGAGTCAGGCACGACGTTTATCGAAATAGACGTGAGGCTCACGGCCGACAGAGCCTTTGTGCTTATGCACGACGGCACCGTTGACAGGACTACCGGCGGCACGGGTTACGTTAGGGACCTTGAATGGGCATACGTGAAGGGCCTGGACGCGG
This is a stretch of genomic DNA from Deltaproteobacteria bacterium. It encodes these proteins:
- a CDS encoding methyltransferase; the encoded protein is MDVEIPILKQEIEQDEEFVVVDSGDLREKVKLHDYRKIYSVPGLYEKIVYDLLECKSPRKVAELLEAEVQKEEGEPNELSVLDVGAGNGIVGEELSRIGVNDIVGIDIIEEASEAMKRDRPDIYSEYHVVDLTDLDSGVKENLEEKNMNCLVTVAALGFGDIPPLAFANAINIINDDSWVALSIKQDFLSDGDKSGFSSFVDELVEEDVLHIRNRESYVHRKSLRGKDLHYEAIIANKFQEIPDRIIENL
- a CDS encoding ferrous iron transport protein A translates to MTIRDLHNNSEAVFTGSRNYSHDGLKKLQSMGLQKGSKIRVKRIQGRNIILQVEELGVELVIDKELAGEMEVS
- the feoB gene encoding ferrous iron transport protein B, which produces MTVGLAGNPNVGKTTILNRIAGKNLKVGNWAGVTVEKSEVFFKFNNHDFHIIDLPGIYDLNATTDAERVAVDFLRGDTLDVVVNVVDLSNFKRNILLTAELMELDKPTVLALNMADESRRSGVQVDIPKVESLLGARACFTVGKTGEGVDTLLQYIVECYEKGAGRATVDTNGNPARAKEAITDFPEGAPEEAVSERWKLADKVEKEATSFASRKQSGITHRLDNILLHPFIGIILYIAAFYLMFKISFDFSAPYMDWIDGFMNNFLSSAFTKLGITIGLPEILIKSVTEAIIGGVGFVITFVPLIAILYFFITFFEMSGYLPRIVFLMDRFMHRIGLHGNMMTPLLLGFGCNVPAIMATKNLNSRTDKILVSMMIPFMSCPARLVVFAFFSFIFFEHPALVIVSLYVVGIIVALLTALVLRRSFLKGRKSNFLLEMPPYRLPSLKTVFTIVWAHVKAFLYRAGTVIFVVSIIVWGLLNLPPGIKGPDQSLAASIGKAITPVFKPIGLEDWRATTSLIPAFMAREVVLSSMAVIYKTSEAGTSADRGNVDILSLAKEQGSGLLESVEDSFLAVATLGISTLRVDEAEETDGLKESINRAFTPASAYSFMILLLLYNSCVATVTIMIREIGRKYSLLFLAGSFVIAWVLAFIVYNLAKAV
- a CDS encoding class I SAM-dependent methyltransferase; protein product: MDTNDDFISCWNEILVPKWNTFRHLLSGNGAVHSATAYDHFGIKPGDKVLDIGSGYGETCLEIGRIVGPEGEVLGLDCTQAFVDIANKERDEAGLNNVKFVLGDAQTYELPENYYDVVYSRFGVMFFQNIVYALKNAHKTLKPGGKLCMIVWRTINDNPCWGLAKEIALKHLPPPGDNAQTCGPGPFALADEETDRAMLKAAGFENIELFRRNDADVCIGTSMEEALDFQILVGPSGEIVREADELGQEKLPEIREDMKNSMKKYERDDGIYLPSSTWFIMATK